The following coding sequences lie in one uncultured Mailhella sp. genomic window:
- a CDS encoding co-chaperone YbbN, which yields MIKEIDTAAYDSMDKSGVMLVEFYSKTCGPCKMLSFVLKDIDKNDPDFRIFTVDFDANQDLKERCGVKGFPTMLFMKDGAEVSRLEGLKQKPAIIQEIAKLKA from the coding sequence ATGATCAAAGAAATCGACACCGCCGCCTACGACAGCATGGACAAGTCCGGCGTCATGCTGGTGGAATTTTATTCCAAAACCTGCGGCCCCTGCAAAATGCTTTCCTTCGTGCTCAAGGACATCGACAAGAACGATCCCGACTTCCGCATCTTCACCGTGGACTTCGACGCCAATCAGGACCTCAAGGAACGCTGCGGCGTGAAGGGCTTCCCCACCATGCTCTTCATGAAGGACGGCGCGGAAGTCTCCCGCCTCGAAGGCCTGAAGCAGAAGCCCGCCATCATTCAGGAAATAGCCAAGCTCAAAGCCTAA
- a CDS encoding FAD-dependent oxidoreductase, translating into MNKYDVIIVGGGPAGLTASIYAVRANMKTLVLDKLAPGGQIINTNEIANYTGFGTINGAELAIKMFEHSQEVGAEFDYKTVTAIVDEGDVKKVVCLEDDTVYEASAVIIATGTRPRRLHIPGEDKHTGAGISWCAICDGAQYRGKDVVVIGGGNSAVEESIYLAGIVNKLTIVTMFDLTADPMACDKLRAMPNVTIYPYQDVLEFLGDDKLEGVHFKSTKEDATERTVSCDGVFEYIGLEPTASFCADLGILDRTGCIVTDASMATSRPGIFAAGDIIVKGLRQVATACGDGAIAANSASKYVEKLRG; encoded by the coding sequence ATGAACAAGTACGACGTCATCATCGTGGGCGGCGGCCCCGCCGGTCTTACGGCTTCCATCTACGCCGTGCGCGCCAACATGAAAACCCTGGTGCTCGACAAGCTCGCCCCCGGCGGACAGATCATCAACACCAACGAAATCGCCAACTACACCGGCTTCGGCACCATCAACGGCGCGGAGCTCGCCATCAAGATGTTTGAACACTCCCAGGAAGTCGGCGCGGAATTCGACTACAAGACCGTGACCGCCATCGTGGACGAGGGCGACGTGAAAAAGGTGGTCTGCCTCGAAGACGACACCGTGTATGAAGCCTCCGCGGTCATCATCGCAACCGGCACGAGGCCCCGCCGCCTGCACATTCCCGGCGAAGACAAGCACACCGGCGCCGGCATCAGCTGGTGCGCCATCTGCGACGGCGCCCAGTACCGCGGCAAGGACGTCGTGGTCATCGGCGGCGGCAACTCCGCCGTGGAAGAATCCATCTACCTCGCCGGCATCGTGAACAAGCTCACCATCGTGACCATGTTCGACCTCACCGCCGATCCCATGGCCTGCGACAAGCTGCGCGCCATGCCCAACGTGACCATCTATCCCTATCAGGACGTGCTCGAATTCCTGGGCGACGACAAGCTCGAAGGCGTGCACTTCAAGTCCACGAAGGAAGACGCCACCGAACGCACCGTTTCCTGCGACGGCGTGTTTGAATACATCGGCCTCGAACCCACGGCCTCCTTCTGCGCCGACCTCGGCATTCTCGACAGAACCGGCTGCATCGTGACCGACGCCTCCATGGCCACCTCCCGCCCCGGCATCTTCGCCGCCGGCGACATCATCGTGAAGGGCCTGCGCCAGGTGGCCACCGCCTGCGGCGACGGCGCCATAGCCGCCAACTCCGCCTCCAAATACGTTGAAAAGCTGAGAGGCTAG
- a CDS encoding helix-turn-helix domain-containing protein gives MKSDSLTNLTRAASSPFGSSFDAKDTTGLPDLETCRRHLLRFSREIAVSRGAKLPVNKVYFLLEGTVTLTALSATGGHHSLIYFRPGDLLSFIPSVNHAYGIPHDAFDFLLYNESLAMCAKTSCRLVCTENHDFMLHMHEEPLHTLLIRGLAGNLMKIIVQSVNNCTLPAIVRVCRMLSVSMEKDPPHALPRYLTHTEIAGHLSMHVMTVTKIFHSLRKAGILGKEHGTTFVKNPQELVKLSSQVSQLSYRTEALPEQDVAHR, from the coding sequence ATGAAGAGCGACTCCCTGACGAATCTCACCCGAGCGGCGTCCAGCCCCTTCGGCTCATCCTTCGACGCCAAAGACACGACAGGTCTTCCCGATCTGGAAACCTGCCGGAGACATCTGCTCAGATTCAGTCGGGAAATCGCCGTTTCCCGAGGCGCAAAGCTCCCGGTGAACAAGGTGTACTTTCTGCTTGAGGGCACGGTCACGCTCACCGCTCTTTCGGCCACGGGCGGACATCATTCCCTCATCTACTTCCGCCCCGGCGATCTGCTCAGCTTCATTCCCTCCGTCAATCACGCCTACGGCATTCCCCACGACGCCTTCGACTTCCTTCTCTACAACGAATCGCTCGCCATGTGCGCCAAGACGTCCTGCCGCCTCGTCTGCACCGAAAACCACGATTTCATGCTGCACATGCACGAAGAGCCCCTGCACACCCTGCTCATCCGCGGTCTTGCCGGCAATCTCATGAAGATCATCGTGCAATCGGTGAACAACTGCACCCTGCCCGCCATCGTGCGGGTCTGCCGCATGCTCTCCGTGTCCATGGAAAAGGATCCGCCCCACGCCCTGCCCCGCTACCTCACCCACACGGAAATTGCCGGACACCTCTCCATGCATGTGATGACCGTGACGAAAATCTTCCACTCCCTGCGCAAGGCGGGCATTCTCGGCAAGGAACACGGCACGACGTTCGTGAAGAATCCGCAGGAGCTCGTCAAGCTCTCCTCGCAGGTCAGCCAGCTTTCCTACCGCACCGAGGCCTTGCCGGAACAGGACGTCGCGCACCGCTGA
- a CDS encoding sodium:alanine symporter family protein, with protein sequence MEFLENIVAFANDILWSYVLVVMLIALGLWFSLRTGFVQLRLFREMIRLLKEGTSHDGGHAHISSFQAFCISTASRVGVGNIAGIAIAIMTGGPGAIFWMWVIAVIGAASGFTESTLAQIYKVRDPKTFGFRGGPAYYIRNCLGSRKAAALFAVLISVTFGLCFNSVQSNTIAISLNTTFGVDRALVGLFLTVLAAVVIFGGLQRIAHLSSWLVPIMASLYLLLALVIVVLNITHIPAMFASIISQAFSPDAAVGGIGAAILTGAKRGLFSNEAGMGSVPNAAATAFVSHPVKQGLVQALGVFVDTLLVCTASACIVLLFDGYADSGKTGIELVQLALAQHLGGFAGVLLSVMVFMFAFSSIAGNYYYGESNIQFFSTKPVYLLAFRILVVAMVAFGSVAELPFVWNLADLFMALMAIVNLVAIALLGRNAFLALKDYQDQKKAGVADPVFHPEKLIDRRGIEAWNND encoded by the coding sequence ATGGAGTTTCTGGAAAACATAGTCGCCTTTGCCAACGATATTCTGTGGTCCTACGTTCTTGTCGTCATGCTCATAGCCCTGGGGCTCTGGTTCTCCCTGCGCACCGGCTTCGTGCAGCTGCGTCTGTTCCGGGAAATGATCCGCCTGCTCAAGGAAGGCACAAGTCATGACGGCGGCCACGCCCACATCAGTTCCTTTCAGGCCTTCTGCATCAGCACGGCCTCGCGCGTGGGCGTGGGCAACATCGCCGGCATCGCCATCGCCATCATGACCGGCGGACCGGGCGCCATCTTCTGGATGTGGGTCATCGCCGTCATCGGCGCGGCCTCCGGCTTTACCGAAAGCACCCTCGCCCAGATCTACAAGGTGCGCGATCCGAAAACATTCGGCTTCCGCGGCGGCCCGGCCTACTATATCCGCAACTGCCTCGGCAGCCGCAAGGCCGCGGCCCTCTTCGCCGTGCTCATTTCCGTGACCTTCGGACTCTGCTTCAACTCCGTGCAGTCCAACACCATCGCCATTTCCCTGAACACCACCTTCGGCGTGGACAGAGCCCTGGTCGGCCTCTTTCTCACCGTGCTCGCGGCCGTCGTCATCTTCGGCGGACTCCAGCGCATCGCCCATCTCAGCAGCTGGCTCGTGCCCATCATGGCCTCCCTCTATCTGCTGCTTGCGCTCGTCATCGTCGTCTTGAACATCACCCACATTCCGGCCATGTTCGCCTCCATCATTTCGCAGGCCTTCTCCCCGGACGCCGCCGTGGGCGGCATAGGCGCGGCCATTCTCACCGGCGCAAAGCGCGGCCTCTTCTCCAACGAAGCCGGCATGGGCTCCGTGCCCAACGCCGCGGCCACGGCCTTTGTCTCCCATCCCGTCAAGCAGGGACTCGTGCAGGCCCTCGGCGTGTTCGTGGACACCCTGCTCGTGTGTACGGCCTCGGCCTGCATCGTGCTGCTCTTCGACGGCTACGCCGACTCGGGCAAAACCGGCATCGAACTCGTGCAGCTCGCCCTTGCCCAGCATCTGGGCGGCTTTGCCGGCGTTCTGCTCTCCGTCATGGTGTTCATGTTCGCCTTCAGCTCCATTGCAGGCAACTACTACTACGGCGAAAGCAACATTCAGTTCTTCAGCACGAAGCCCGTCTATCTGCTGGCGTTCCGCATTCTCGTGGTGGCCATGGTGGCCTTCGGCTCCGTGGCCGAACTGCCCTTCGTGTGGAACCTCGCCGACCTCTTCATGGCCCTCATGGCCATCGTGAACCTTGTGGCCATCGCCCTGCTCGGCCGCAACGCCTTCCTCGCGCTCAAGGACTATCAGGATCAGAAAAAGGCCGGCGTGGCCGACCCCGTGTTCCATCCCGAAAAGCTCATCGACCGCCGCGGCATCGAAGCCTGGAACAACGACTAG
- a CDS encoding EamA family transporter encodes MWLILALLSAVFAALTSILAKVGIEGVDSNLGTAIRTLVVFFMAMGMVYLTGAKVSLAEISTKTWVFLVLSGLATGASWLCYFKALQIGDVSKVAPIDKTSIIFTIIMAVIFLHEQLTLKVAVGGALIAAGTLVMAF; translated from the coding sequence ATGTGGCTCATTCTTGCGCTTCTCTCCGCCGTGTTCGCGGCTCTCACGTCCATTCTGGCCAAGGTGGGCATCGAAGGCGTGGATTCCAATCTCGGCACCGCCATCCGTACGCTGGTGGTGTTCTTCATGGCCATGGGCATGGTCTATCTCACCGGGGCAAAAGTAAGCCTTGCCGAAATCAGCACGAAGACATGGGTGTTTCTCGTGCTCTCCGGCCTCGCCACCGGCGCTTCGTGGCTCTGCTACTTCAAGGCCCTGCAGATAGGCGACGTCTCCAAGGTGGCTCCCATCGACAAGACCAGCATCATTTTCACGATCATCATGGCCGTGATCTTTCTGCACGAACAGCTTACCCTGAAGGTTGCCGTGGGCGGCGCGCTCATTGCCGCAGGCACGCTCGTCATGGCCTTCTAG
- a CDS encoding LTA synthase family protein, which produces MIRSRNARGCFLGLLLLLWLAVNAAVRTVLLVMAHRTLQSSFDWSTAAGIYFRGAVNDLFPYFLLALPLMIVLLLKKRLWGGRAGRLIASVVFWLYSCAFLFGAMAETLFWDEFSSRFNFIAVDYLVYTTEVVKNIAESYPLIPLLAAIAASAAIVSALLLLPFWRRVATPAPRSPKLFLVCFVMTCAAFLYSPLAPQDRVEKELSANGVWSLFSAYRNNALDYRAFYPVIDDARAFADLRKELAEDGTRFVSDGSDWRRDVAAQRPEWKPNVVQIVVESLGSNLLGENTPHLNAIAEQSLRFTRLMATGTRTVRGIEALTLSLPPTPGSSIVRRPNCDELFSVGTVFREKGYDTAFVYGGFGYFDNMNAFFSGNGFRIVDRSDIPREEITFTNAWGVCDEDLFRAALRDADESFRQHRPFYQFVLTTSNHRPFTYPDGKVSIPSGSGRKGAVAYTDYAIGEFFRQASMRPWFRNTVFIISGDHTSSAAGHTDLPPDRYHIPALFYCPGRIAPAAIDTLCSQADIPPTLFDILGWSYRSGFFGRSVLRTKPENGRAWISTYQALGRLTPDSLVALEPLQKPAADAWTFSAEPGAPIEGDRADDLVAAAVADYQTAHDLFTSGRLKEEAVLR; this is translated from the coding sequence ATGATCCGTTCCAGAAACGCCCGAGGCTGCTTTCTCGGCCTGCTGCTTCTGCTCTGGCTCGCCGTCAACGCCGCGGTCAGAACCGTGCTGCTCGTCATGGCGCACCGCACGCTGCAAAGTTCCTTCGACTGGTCCACGGCGGCGGGCATCTATTTTCGGGGAGCCGTCAACGATCTGTTCCCCTATTTTCTGCTCGCCCTGCCGCTCATGATCGTCCTGCTGCTGAAAAAGCGCCTCTGGGGAGGACGCGCCGGACGCCTCATCGCCTCCGTAGTGTTCTGGCTGTACTCCTGCGCCTTCCTCTTCGGAGCCATGGCCGAAACCCTGTTCTGGGACGAATTTTCCAGCCGCTTCAACTTCATTGCCGTGGACTACCTCGTGTACACCACGGAAGTGGTGAAGAACATTGCGGAATCCTATCCGCTCATTCCGCTGCTCGCCGCCATTGCCGCCTCGGCCGCCATCGTTTCCGCGCTGCTTCTGCTGCCGTTCTGGCGCCGTGTCGCCACGCCCGCGCCGCGCTCGCCCAAACTTTTCCTCGTCTGCTTCGTCATGACCTGCGCCGCGTTCCTCTACTCGCCCCTCGCCCCGCAGGACAGGGTGGAAAAGGAACTCTCCGCGAACGGCGTGTGGTCGCTCTTTTCCGCCTACCGCAACAACGCCCTCGACTACCGCGCCTTCTACCCCGTCATCGACGACGCGCGCGCCTTTGCCGATCTTCGCAAGGAACTTGCGGAAGACGGCACGCGCTTTGTTTCCGACGGCAGCGACTGGCGGCGGGACGTTGCCGCGCAGCGCCCCGAATGGAAGCCCAACGTCGTTCAGATAGTCGTGGAGAGCCTGGGCAGCAACCTGCTCGGCGAAAACACCCCCCACCTCAACGCCATCGCCGAACAGAGTCTGCGGTTCACCCGGCTCATGGCCACGGGAACCCGCACCGTGCGGGGAATCGAGGCGCTCACCCTGTCGCTTCCGCCCACGCCCGGCTCCTCCATCGTGCGCCGCCCGAACTGCGACGAACTCTTTTCCGTGGGCACAGTGTTCCGCGAAAAGGGCTACGACACCGCCTTCGTGTACGGCGGCTTCGGCTACTTCGACAACATGAACGCCTTCTTCTCCGGCAACGGATTCCGCATCGTGGACCGCTCCGACATTCCCCGCGAAGAGATCACCTTCACCAACGCCTGGGGCGTGTGCGACGAAGACCTTTTCCGCGCCGCCCTGCGCGACGCCGACGAAAGCTTCCGGCAGCATCGTCCGTTCTATCAGTTCGTGCTCACCACCTCCAACCATCGCCCCTTCACCTATCCCGACGGCAAGGTGAGCATTCCTTCCGGCTCCGGACGCAAGGGCGCGGTGGCCTACACCGACTACGCCATCGGCGAATTCTTCCGTCAGGCGTCGATGCGGCCGTGGTTCCGCAACACCGTGTTCATCATTTCCGGCGACCACACCTCCAGCGCCGCCGGGCACACCGATCTGCCCCCCGACCGCTATCACATTCCGGCGCTCTTCTACTGCCCCGGCCGCATCGCTCCCGCAGCTATTGACACGCTGTGCAGTCAGGCCGATATACCACCTACGCTGTTCGACATTCTGGGCTGGTCGTACCGCTCGGGATTCTTCGGTCGCAGCGTGCTCCGCACGAAGCCGGAAAACGGCCGGGCCTGGATAAGCACCTATCAGGCGCTCGGCAGACTCACCCCGGATTCCCTGGTCGCCCTGGAACCTCTGCAAAAACCCGCCGCCGACGCCTGGACGTTTTCCGCCGAGCCGGGGGCTCCCATCGAAGGCGACAGGGCCGACGACCTCGTGGCCGCAGCCGTGGCCGACTATCAGACCGCCCATGATCTGTTCACCAGCGGGAGGCTGAAGGAAGAGGCCGTGCTGCGCTGA
- a CDS encoding response regulator transcription factor, with protein MIQLLIIDDDKELCHLLEDYFQPEDIACRFAYDGRAGLSSMRESRPDLVILDVMLPERNGFEVLRAMRRDPKLVKLPVIMLTARGDAGDMVRGLDLGADDYLPKPFNPRELLSRIRAVLRRSRPEPGEGGGDLRLDDGAMKAWKGDEEVSLSGQEYRVLRALLASPGKVVSRDELSRSVFGRDAMPMERGLDMQISRVRRKLGPYPDGSERIRSIRGAGYMYVIHKEDRT; from the coding sequence ATGATTCAACTGCTCATTATTGATGACGACAAGGAACTCTGTCATCTGCTCGAAGATTATTTTCAGCCGGAAGACATTGCCTGCCGCTTCGCCTACGACGGCAGGGCGGGCCTCTCTTCCATGCGGGAGTCCAGGCCCGATCTGGTCATTCTCGACGTCATGCTTCCAGAGCGCAACGGCTTTGAGGTGCTGCGCGCCATGCGCCGGGATCCGAAGCTGGTGAAGCTGCCGGTCATCATGCTCACGGCCCGCGGCGACGCCGGCGACATGGTGCGGGGGCTTGATCTCGGCGCGGACGATTATCTGCCCAAGCCCTTCAATCCGCGCGAGCTTCTTTCCCGCATCCGTGCGGTGCTGCGCCGCTCCCGGCCGGAGCCCGGCGAAGGCGGCGGCGATCTGCGCCTCGACGACGGCGCCATGAAGGCATGGAAGGGCGACGAAGAGGTGTCGCTGAGCGGTCAGGAATACCGCGTGCTGCGGGCGCTGCTCGCCTCGCCCGGCAAGGTTGTTTCGCGCGACGAGCTGAGCCGTTCGGTGTTCGGGCGCGACGCCATGCCCATGGAGCGCGGCCTCGACATGCAGATAAGCCGCGTGCGCCGCAAGCTCGGGCCGTATCCCGACGGATCGGAGCGCATACGCAGCATTCGCGGCGCAGGCTACATGTACGTTATTCACAAGGAAGACAGAACATGA
- a CDS encoding ATP-binding protein, translating to MNIRRGRLADFWTSQPLFRKIYVYGILFIGSFAMLGEFGEYLAGDMLQSDGQDFSSTQEVILWVVFTFIVAALEAYVLISFLKRVIGHFTSVIHRLAAGDQSARIGPEMASRNDELGLLARAFNTMAEQRAQESAREKELLAAVSHELRSPLTRLSVSVELLRRENVPSEFLDRLSLETERMEALIGSILEYSRMEAGVQSFGKLDMAALVRDVADDVRFEGSVRGCEVEEHLPESLHLYGNGEMLRHAVENVLRNALRYTPDDGRIVVSLRAEHGVCRLCVADRGPGVPESALDQIFRPFFRVDASRQRASGGAGMGLSISESAVRAHHGRIWAENRSGGGLTVTMELPLERPQETV from the coding sequence ATGAACATTCGTCGCGGCCGACTTGCCGATTTCTGGACCTCGCAGCCTCTGTTCCGCAAAATTTATGTGTACGGCATACTGTTCATAGGTTCGTTCGCCATGCTCGGCGAGTTCGGCGAGTATCTGGCCGGCGACATGCTTCAGAGCGACGGGCAGGATTTTTCCTCCACGCAGGAAGTGATTCTCTGGGTGGTGTTCACGTTCATCGTGGCGGCGCTCGAAGCCTATGTGCTCATCAGCTTTCTCAAGCGCGTCATCGGGCATTTCACGTCGGTGATTCATCGGCTGGCGGCCGGCGATCAGTCGGCGCGCATCGGGCCGGAAATGGCGTCGAGAAACGACGAGCTCGGTCTGCTCGCCCGGGCGTTCAACACCATGGCCGAGCAGCGCGCGCAGGAAAGCGCCCGGGAAAAGGAACTGCTCGCCGCGGTGTCGCACGAGCTGCGTTCGCCGCTGACGCGCCTTTCGGTCTCCGTGGAGCTTCTGCGGCGCGAGAACGTGCCTTCGGAGTTTCTGGACAGGCTCAGTCTGGAGACGGAACGCATGGAGGCGCTCATCGGCAGCATTCTGGAATACTCCCGCATGGAGGCGGGCGTGCAGAGCTTCGGGAAGCTGGACATGGCGGCGCTCGTGCGCGACGTGGCGGACGACGTGCGCTTTGAAGGCAGCGTGCGCGGCTGCGAGGTGGAGGAGCATCTGCCGGAGAGCCTGCATTTGTACGGCAACGGCGAGATGCTGCGTCACGCCGTGGAAAACGTGCTGCGCAACGCGCTGCGCTACACGCCGGACGACGGGCGGATCGTCGTTTCCCTGAGAGCGGAGCACGGCGTCTGCCGTCTTTGCGTGGCGGACAGGGGGCCGGGCGTGCCGGAAAGCGCGCTGGATCAGATATTTCGTCCGTTCTTCCGCGTGGACGCCTCGCGTCAGCGGGCGAGCGGGGGCGCGGGCATGGGGCTTTCCATTTCCGAGAGCGCGGTGCGCGCGCATCATGGCCGCATATGGGCGGAAAACAGAAGCGGAGGCGGCCTGACCGTCACCATGGAACTGCCGCTTGAGCGGCCGCAGGAAACGGTATGA
- a CDS encoding phosphatase PAP2 family protein, translating into MTRRQALWQSAACLALLAATVLLESRTDLDMTIQRLWYDAAHGSWLIDAETHRAWRWLFYDGMKRTVALIGVCSTALFCAGFVCGRRAWMRVGLLMALSCAATPLLVSALKAVTGMYCPRQLEEFGGHAVYRRLLSMFSGPAGGRCFPGGHASGGFALTMAFFCCSGRGARAAALVLTLGVGWTMGLYQMLRGEHFLSHTVVSMLLAWQMNILLVLFVDGALLPALARRAAGRRRGSS; encoded by the coding sequence ATGACACGCAGACAGGCGCTGTGGCAGAGCGCGGCGTGTCTCGCGCTTCTTGCGGCAACGGTGCTCTTGGAAAGCCGCACCGACCTCGACATGACGATTCAGCGTCTCTGGTACGACGCGGCACACGGCTCGTGGCTCATCGACGCCGAAACGCACCGGGCGTGGCGATGGCTGTTTTACGACGGCATGAAGCGGACGGTGGCGCTGATCGGCGTGTGTTCCACGGCGCTTTTCTGCGCGGGCTTTGTCTGCGGCCGCCGGGCGTGGATGCGCGTCGGTCTGCTGATGGCGCTCTCGTGCGCGGCCACGCCGCTGCTCGTGTCCGCGCTCAAGGCCGTGACCGGCATGTATTGTCCACGACAGCTTGAGGAGTTCGGCGGGCATGCGGTGTATCGGCGTCTGTTGTCGATGTTTTCCGGCCCTGCCGGCGGCAGGTGCTTTCCCGGCGGGCACGCATCCGGGGGCTTTGCCCTCACGATGGCGTTTTTCTGCTGCTCCGGCCGCGGCGCTCGGGCGGCGGCGCTGGTGCTGACATTGGGCGTCGGCTGGACCATGGGGCTTTATCAGATGCTGCGCGGGGAGCATTTTCTCTCCCACACCGTCGTGAGCATGCTGCTGGCCTGGCAGATGAATATTCTGCTGGTGCTTTTTGTGGACGGGGCGCTTTTGCCGGCGCTGGCGCGGCGGGCGGCAGGGCGAAGACGCGGGAGCTCTTGA
- a CDS encoding flavodoxin domain-containing protein, with amino-acid sequence MKKVTLVYFSPTGNTRKSVEAMAAALGGAAEVLDVTTQPAPTRRFGRDEVVIMGAPVYAGRIPAVARERLAGLSADGATCLVVVTYGNRHYDDALLELADLAAAQGFAVAGGAALVGRHTFGEIQTERPDAADLAADAAFAVRALSRGGNAPAPAIPGNRPYREGGSGGKFRPLTSDACVRCGLCVKECPVHAIADDCVTIADTCLSCFRCIRRCPKGAKNMDTEAYRSFAAAFSEKLKNRRENEYYC; translated from the coding sequence ATGAAAAAGGTGACCCTTGTTTATTTTTCTCCCACCGGCAATACCAGAAAGAGTGTTGAAGCCATGGCCGCGGCGCTCGGCGGCGCGGCGGAGGTGCTGGACGTGACCACGCAGCCTGCGCCGACGCGTCGTTTCGGTCGCGACGAGGTGGTGATCATGGGCGCGCCCGTGTACGCGGGGCGCATTCCCGCGGTGGCGCGGGAGCGGCTGGCGGGGCTGAGCGCCGACGGCGCAACCTGCCTTGTGGTGGTGACCTACGGCAACAGGCACTACGACGACGCGCTGCTTGAGCTGGCGGATCTGGCCGCGGCGCAGGGCTTTGCCGTGGCTGGCGGGGCCGCGCTGGTCGGACGCCACACCTTTGGCGAGATTCAGACGGAGCGGCCCGACGCGGCCGATCTTGCCGCAGACGCGGCGTTTGCCGTGCGCGCGCTTTCGCGCGGCGGGAACGCTCCGGCTCCGGCCATTCCCGGAAACCGGCCCTACCGTGAGGGCGGCAGCGGCGGCAAGTTCCGTCCGCTCACGTCCGACGCGTGCGTGCGCTGCGGGTTGTGCGTGAAGGAATGCCCGGTTCACGCCATTGCCGACGACTGCGTCACCATTGCCGATACCTGCCTTTCCTGCTTCCGCTGCATCCGCCGCTGCCCGAAGGGCGCAAAGAACATGGATACCGAAGCCTACCGTTCCTTTGCCGCGGCCTTCAGCGAAAAGCTGAAGAACCGGCGGGAAAACGAATACTACTGCTAA
- a CDS encoding lipid-A-disaccharide synthase N-terminal domain-containing protein, producing MKEYLLVTGVGLLAQGFFSLRMLHQWIKTERAKKIISPSLFWVFSICGAYLLMLYGWLRNDFAIILGQFISYYIYLWNLKANGIWQKCLLPLRLVLLLTPPAAAVSLALGGANIAQTLFKNPDIPLPLLVFGCISQALFTLRFVYQWWYSSRHHVSVLPMGFWGISLTGSVLICLYGVLRLDIVLILGQALGLAAYVRNIVIGLKSARSSSERS from the coding sequence ATGAAGGAATATCTGCTCGTCACCGGCGTGGGGCTGCTCGCTCAGGGCTTCTTTTCCCTGCGCATGCTCCACCAGTGGATAAAAACCGAACGGGCGAAAAAAATCATCTCCCCCTCGCTGTTCTGGGTGTTCAGCATCTGCGGGGCCTACCTGCTCATGCTCTACGGATGGCTCAGAAACGATTTCGCCATCATTCTCGGGCAGTTCATCTCCTACTACATCTATCTCTGGAACCTCAAGGCCAACGGCATATGGCAAAAATGCCTCCTGCCGCTGCGCCTCGTGCTGCTCCTCACTCCGCCCGCCGCCGCGGTCAGTCTGGCTCTCGGCGGCGCCAACATCGCGCAGACGCTGTTCAAGAACCCCGACATTCCCCTGCCGCTGCTCGTCTTCGGCTGCATAAGTCAGGCCCTTTTCACGCTGCGCTTCGTGTACCAGTGGTGGTATTCCTCGAGGCATCACGTTTCCGTGCTGCCCATGGGTTTCTGGGGCATCAGCCTCACCGGTTCCGTGCTCATCTGTCTCTACGGCGTGCTCAGGCTCGACATCGTGCTCATTCTCGGACAGGCCCTGGGACTCGCGGCCTACGTGCGAAACATCGTGATCGGTCTGAAAAGCGCGCGCTCTTCTTCCGAACGTTCCTGA
- a CDS encoding glycosyltransferase: protein MTSQQNQTASYDLTILVPVYNEEDNMQALSSRLAAYLPRAKMSSCVLFINDGSSDASGEKIRAACAEHEHFFFIELACNTGLSSALKAGMDQVLSPYLAYIDADLQTAPEELDLLTPYLSDYELVTGVRANRKDTGFKKIQSRIANGFRRMMIKDGARDTGCPLKVMRADMARSLPFFKGMHRFFPALIQLEGGRVKQVNVSHFPRVAGVSKFNLWNRLLSPFVDCLVVRWMQKRHIAYKIASDNLRHE from the coding sequence ATGACCAGCCAGCAGAACCAGACCGCCTCCTACGATCTGACCATACTCGTTCCCGTTTACAACGAAGAAGACAACATGCAGGCCCTGTCCTCGCGCCTGGCCGCCTACCTGCCCCGCGCCAAAATGTCCTCCTGCGTGCTCTTCATCAACGACGGCTCCTCCGACGCCAGCGGCGAAAAAATCCGCGCCGCCTGCGCCGAACACGAACACTTCTTCTTCATCGAGCTTGCCTGCAACACGGGCCTCAGCAGCGCGCTCAAGGCGGGCATGGATCAGGTGCTCTCCCCCTACCTCGCCTACATCGACGCCGATCTTCAGACCGCGCCCGAGGAACTGGATCTGCTCACGCCCTACCTTAGCGACTACGAGCTCGTCACCGGCGTGCGCGCCAACCGCAAGGACACCGGCTTCAAGAAGATTCAGTCGCGCATCGCCAACGGCTTCCGCCGCATGATGATCAAGGACGGCGCGCGCGACACCGGCTGCCCCCTCAAGGTCATGCGCGCCGACATGGCCCGCTCCCTGCCCTTCTTCAAGGGCATGCACCGCTTCTTTCCCGCGCTCATTCAGCTTGAAGGCGGCCGGGTGAAGCAGGTGAACGTGTCGCACTTTCCCCGCGTGGCGGGCGTTTCCAAGTTCAATCTGTGGAACAGGCTGCTCTCGCCTTTCGTGGACTGCCTCGTCGTGCGCTGGATGCAGAAAAGACACATCGCCTACAAGATCGCTTCCGACAACCTCAGGCACGAATAG